Proteins from one Paenibacillus sp. genomic window:
- the remB gene encoding extracellular matrix regulator RemB, with product MFIHLGGEKIIRASELIGIFDVSIESSSKISKGFLAHAAKEKRTEEIGDEEPKSLVVTVDKVYYSPISSATLKKRAQSPLAL from the coding sequence ATGTTCATCCATCTGGGCGGCGAGAAAATCATTCGCGCTTCGGAGCTGATCGGCATTTTCGACGTATCGATCGAATCTTCTTCCAAGATTTCCAAAGGCTTTCTCGCCCATGCGGCGAAAGAGAAACGAACGGAAGAGATCGGAGACGAAGAACCGAAGTCGCTCGTCGTGACGGTCGACAAGGTGTACTACTCCCCCATTTCTTCGGCGACGCTCAAGAAGCGCGCGCAATCGCCGTTGGCGCTCTAA
- the gyrB gene encoding DNA topoisomerase (ATP-hydrolyzing) subunit B has product MSVNQHTYDESQIQVLEGLEAVRKRPGMYIGSTSGRGLHHLVWEVVDNSIDEALAGFCDKIVVVVHKNNSITVIDNGRGIPVGEHPKLKRPALEVVLTVLHAGGKFGGDESGYKVSGGLHGVGISVVNALSEHVTVTVKREGKMYRQEYRRGVPQYDVQVIGETDETGTTVTFQPDPEIFTETTEYDYDILQSRLRELAFLNAGVEIVLRDERTDTENTYLAEGGISTFVEWLNRNREPLHTPIYVEGRKDHIQVEIALQYNDSYTETLYSFANNINTHEGGTHESGFKSALTRVINEYARRTGQMKESESNLTGEDVREGITAIISVKIPEPQFEGQTKTKLGNSEVRGIVESLFAEKFQEFLSENPSVAKRVVEKSLQAARAREAARKARELTRRKSALEVSSLPGKLADCSSKDASISELYIVEGDSAGGSAKQGRDRHFQAILPLRGKILNVEKARLDRILGNSEIRAIITALGTGIGEDFDITKARYHKIIIMTDADVDGAHIRTLLLTFFYRYMRQIIDSGYVYIAQPPLYKIERNKVVRYAYNDKQRDQIFAEFGEGVKPNVQRYKGLGEMNPGQLWETTMDPDSRTLLQVSIQDAALADEIFDTLMGDNVEPRRDFIQQHAKYVKNLDV; this is encoded by the coding sequence ATGTCAGTCAACCAGCACACGTACGACGAAAGCCAAATTCAGGTGCTCGAAGGTCTGGAAGCGGTACGCAAGCGTCCGGGCATGTACATCGGCTCGACGAGCGGCCGAGGTCTACACCACCTTGTTTGGGAAGTCGTCGATAACAGTATCGACGAGGCGTTAGCAGGGTTCTGCGATAAAATCGTCGTCGTCGTCCACAAGAACAACTCGATCACCGTCATCGACAACGGTCGAGGCATCCCGGTCGGCGAACATCCGAAGCTGAAGCGCCCCGCGCTGGAGGTCGTCCTGACGGTTCTCCACGCCGGCGGCAAATTCGGCGGCGACGAGTCCGGCTACAAAGTGTCGGGCGGTCTGCACGGCGTCGGCATCTCCGTCGTCAACGCGCTGTCCGAGCACGTCACCGTAACGGTCAAGCGCGAAGGGAAAATGTATCGCCAGGAGTACCGCCGCGGCGTGCCGCAGTACGACGTTCAGGTGATCGGCGAGACGGACGAAACCGGCACGACGGTCACGTTCCAGCCGGATCCGGAAATTTTCACGGAAACGACGGAGTACGATTACGACATTCTGCAATCTCGTCTGCGCGAGCTGGCGTTCCTCAACGCAGGCGTCGAAATTGTGTTGCGCGACGAACGGACCGACACGGAGAACACGTACCTTGCGGAAGGCGGCATTTCGACGTTCGTCGAGTGGTTGAACCGGAACCGCGAGCCGCTGCATACGCCGATTTACGTCGAAGGCCGCAAGGACCATATCCAAGTCGAAATCGCGCTCCAGTACAACGACAGCTATACGGAGACGTTGTATTCGTTCGCGAACAACATCAACACGCACGAAGGCGGAACGCACGAGTCCGGCTTCAAGAGCGCGCTCACGCGCGTCATTAACGAATATGCGCGCCGCACGGGGCAGATGAAGGAAAGCGAGTCGAATTTGACCGGCGAGGACGTGCGCGAAGGGATTACGGCGATCATTTCCGTCAAAATTCCGGAGCCGCAGTTCGAAGGCCAGACGAAGACGAAGCTCGGCAACAGCGAGGTTCGCGGCATCGTGGAATCGCTGTTCGCGGAGAAATTCCAAGAATTCCTGAGCGAAAATCCGAGCGTCGCGAAGCGCGTCGTCGAGAAATCGCTGCAGGCGGCCCGCGCCCGCGAAGCGGCGCGCAAAGCGCGCGAGCTGACGCGGCGTAAATCAGCGCTCGAAGTCAGCTCCCTGCCGGGCAAGCTGGCCGACTGCTCGTCGAAGGACGCCTCGATATCCGAGCTCTATATCGTCGAGGGCGACTCCGCCGGCGGCTCGGCGAAGCAAGGGCGCGATCGGCATTTCCAAGCGATCCTGCCGCTTCGCGGTAAGATCTTGAACGTCGAGAAGGCACGGCTCGACCGCATTCTCGGCAACTCGGAAATCCGCGCGATCATTACGGCGCTCGGCACCGGCATCGGCGAAGATTTCGACATTACGAAGGCGCGGTACCACAAGATCATCATCATGACCGACGCCGACGTCGACGGCGCGCATATCCGTACGCTGCTGCTGACGTTCTTCTACCGCTACATGCGGCAGATCATCGATAGCGGGTACGTTTATATCGCACAGCCGCCGTTGTATAAGATCGAGAGGAACAAAGTCGTGCGCTACGCGTACAACGATAAACAGCGCGACCAAATTTTTGCGGAATTCGGCGAAGGCGTAAAGCCGAACGTGCAGCGCTACAAGGGTCTCGGCGAGATGAACCCGGGCCAGCTGTGGGAAACGACGATGGATCCAGACAGCCGTACGCTGCTTCAAGTGTCGATCCAGGACGCCGCGCTGGCGGACGAAATTTTCGACACGCTGATGGGCGACAACGTCGAACCGCGCCGGGATTTCATCCAGCAGCACGCGAAATACGTGAAAAACTTGGACGTGTAA